The genomic stretch ATGTCATTTTTATAAAAGTATTTGTTGAGATTCCTCACTCGTACCTCGTTCGGAATGACGATAGCGAGTTTGATTAATTTTTCAAATCGTCATCAATCTTAAAGAAAAAGAACACGCCTGCAACGTCATTCCGAGCGTAGCGAGGAATCTCAACAAAAGTTATTCAACTAAAAAAATCCGAGTTTCTGTTTGTTATAAGAAATCAGCATATTTTTCGTTTGACGATAATGACCGAGCATCATTTTATGGTTTTCCCTTCCGATGCCCGATTGCTTGTAACCGCCGAACGGCGCGCCTGCGGGATAAGAATGATATTGATTTACCCAAACTCTTCCTGCCTGCACAGCACGTGGTACGCGGTACAATTCGTGCGCGTCGCGTGTCCAAACGCCCGCACCTAAACCATACATCGTATCGTTTGCAATTTCAATGGCTTCTTCTACTGTTTTGAAAGTGGTTACCGCCAATACAGGCCCGAAAATTTCTTCCTGGAAAATGCGCATTTTATTATTGCCTTTGAACAAAGTCGGCTGGATATAATAGCCGCCTTCGAGTTCGCCGCCAAGCCGGTTTTCATCGCCGCCTGTCAATAGTTCCGCGCCTTCTTCTTTACCGAGTTTCAGGTAAGACATGATTTTGTCTTTCTGAATTTTTGATGCCTGTGCGCCCATCATCACGGTCGGGTCGAGCGGATTGCCTACTTTAATTTTGTTTACGCGTTCAACCACGCGCGCAATGAATTTATCGTAGATATCTTCCTGAATCAACAAGCGCGAAGGACAAGTACAAATTTCGCCTTGATTCAATGCAAATAAAACTGCACCTTCAATGGCTTTATCCAGATATTCATCATCGGCATCCATTACAGAATTAAAGAAAATGTTGGGCGATTTTCCGCCGAGTTCCAATGTTACGGGAATAATATTTTCCGTCGCATATTGCATAACCAAACGACCTGTTGCAGTCGAACCTGTAAACGCAGCTTTTGCCACCTTCGGATTTGTAACTAACGGACGACCGAGTTCCGCACCGAAACCGTTCACAATATTGACAACGCCTGCGGGAATCAAGTCTTCAATCAGTTCCATCAAAACCATAATGGAAACAGGCGTGCTTTCGGCAGGTTTCAACACTACGCAATTGCCTGCGGCAAGCGCCGGTGCAAGTTTCCATACAGCCATTAAAATCGGAAAATTCCAAGGGATAATTTGTGCTACAACTCCCAAAGGTTCTTGAATAATTAAAGAAACCGTGTCTTTATCCAACTCTGTTGCAGAGCCTTCTTCCGCGCGGATAACGCCGGCAAAATAACGGAAGTGGTCAATTGCCAAAGGGATATCTGCATTCAGCGTTTCGCGTATGGGTTTACCATTGTCGATAGTTTCCACTTCGGCAATTTTTTGCAGGTTTTGTTCCATTCTGTCTGCGATTTTATTCAGCATAATGCTGCGCTCTGTAGCCGAAGTATTTTTCCACGTTTTGAACGCTTCGGTTGCGGCATCAACGGCGAGCGAAATATCTTCTTTGGAAGAATGCGCCACTTGCGTAAACACTTTTCCGTTGATGGGCGAAACTACGTCGAAGTATTTTCCGTTTACGGGCGCAGTCCATTTTCCGCCGATATAATTGTTGTATTTTTCCTTAAATGAAGGAAATGCAATATGATTATTTGCTTCTTTTTTGTCCTCAACAAGCGGACTTTCTAATACGTCTGACATAATCTTTATTTTTTGTTTGCTCAAAGCTACCTAACATTTGGTTGTATAAATAGTAAAAAAATGCAGGAAAATAGCAGAATAATCGCATTAGATTTTTGTAAACAAAACGATGAAAAGTACAGCAATATTTAACCACACAGAAACATAGAATTTTCATCTTTGATGAAAACCTTTGTGCAACTTAGTGTTTACTTCGAGCTTCTTTGTGGAATAGCTGTATCACAGAGTTGCACTAAGATTTCATAGAGTTACACAAAGTGTTTTTTATCTATAAACTATGTTTCTATGTGGTTACAATTGTTTCAAAATTAACAGATGAAATATATTTGGAAAGAAATATAAAACCTTACATTTGTATGTAAACCGATTTGCGTAAAAATTTAATCTCAAGTCATGTCGCGCAAAGCATTATTAAAACCGCTGCAACTCAGCCCCGTTCGTACTTTGGACACTTTAGTCGAGAGCCGAAAACGCTATTCGTTCCGCGATTGCGAACTGGATATTTATGAAACGCATACATCGGTAAAAAACGTGTCGCTCAAGTTCAGTGATTTTGCATTTACAAGCATGATTCGCGGCAAAAAAGAACTGAAGATTACGGACAAAAGTGAAAAGTTTGAATACTTGCCGGGCGAAAGCGTGATAATGCTGCCGGGCGAAGAAATGCTTATTGATTTTCCCGAAGCGGACACGCAGCCGTCGCAATGCCTCGCACTTTCTATCAGCAAGGATTTTATTAAAAATACGGTGGATTATCTGAACGGAAATTTTCCGAAAGCAGATAACGAATCGCAATGGAAATTTTCCGACGAACATTTTTACTTATTCAACAGCGCGTCCTTGTCTTCTGCTACAAATAATATTCTGCGCATCGCGACGGAAGATAACAGCGCAAAAGACTTTATTACAGACCTTGCGCTGAAAGAACTGTTGATAAGAATAATGCAAACGCAGGCGCGGAAATTTTTTGAAACGAATTATCTGCAATACAAAAACAGCAACCGTTTTGCCGCCGTAATCGATTATATAAAGAACAATATTCACGACAAAATTTCGATGGACTTGCTGGCGAAAAAATCTTATATGAGCAAGTCAAATTTCTTTCGCGCGTTTAAGCAAGAGTTCGGCATTTCGCCCAACCGGTTTATTTTACAGGAAAGAATTGATAAGGCAAAAATGCTGCTGCAAAATTATACTCCCATTTCGGAAACGGCTTTTCAAACAGGCTTTTCGGATACCAATTATTTTATCAAAGCATTTAAAGATGTGGAAGGCATAACGCCGAAATGCTTTCAGCGGAATGTGAACAGGAAGAATTAAATTCCAAAAATCACTCAATGGAACTTTTGTTCTTTTGCAAGCATTTCCAAAATTGCAGCCATTCTTTTAGTTCTTGTTTCTGGTTTTTTCGCGGTTTGCAGTCGCCATGCAACGGCATATTTATTTGCTTTGTTTAATGTTTCAAAAAATGCTTCGGCTTTTTTATTTTTTGCAAGTGCTGTCAAAAAATCTTCGGGAACAGCCATCTTGCTCGGCGAGTCATAAGCCGTTTCCCAAGTGCCATCGTCTTTGGCTTTTTCAACCATTGCAACGCCCGAAGGTTTCATTTTTCCGAGCGAAGTGAGGCGTTCAATGTGTTCGATATTTCTTTTCGACCAAACGCTTTTTGCGCGGCGCGGCGTAAATTTTTGGATATAAGATTTCTCATCAAATTTTTTCAGTTGCCCGTCAATCCAGCCATAGCAAAGCGCTTCGTCCAACGCTTGTGCATAAGTAATGGTTTTTTCGCCTGAATCTTTTTTGAAAAAGCGCAACCACAAACCGTTTTCTTTATCAAAATTTTTTGCAAGCCAATCTGCAAAATGTTTTTGCGTAGCGAAAGAAAGTATGGGCAATTCTTTTTTATCGGGAGGTTTCATAGACTTCATTTTAATCACTCTTTCTTACAAAATTAAACCAATATCTTTACTCTCAAATTCAAAAATCATACATCATAAATCTCAAATAAAATGACTTCCGAAATTATTTACAAAGGCGAACTCCGCACAGATTGCACGCACCTGCAAAGCGGCACTATTATTGAAACCGACGCACCTACCGACAACAAAGGAAAAGGCGAACGTTTTTCTCCTACGGACTTAGTAGCGACGGCTTTGGGCAGTTGCATCATTACAACCATGGCGATTAAAACCGCAGATTGGGACATTGATTTGTCGGGCACAAAACTCGAAGTAACCAAAATTATGAATGCCGAACCGCGCCGCATCGGCGAGATAAAAGTGGATATTTATTTCCCGAAAAATCTGAATGCAGATGACAAGCAAAAAACGATTTTGGAACGTATCGCCTACACTTGTCCCGTTGCGCAAAGTTTACATTCGGATTTGGTGCAGACGATTTCGTTTAATTATTAGTGAGTAATATGTAATAAAAATTCATCATTACACATTATACATTTCTCATTCCTCGTTAAATCCTACCTTTGCCATCTCAAATTATGAAGGCAAAAACGCTTACGAAAGATAAAGTAAACATCATCACGCTGGGATGCAGCAAAAACCTTGTGGACAGCGAGGTTTTGAGCGGACAACTGCGCGCCAATAATATCGATGTTCTCCATGAAAACAAAAGACTCGACCACAACATTGTTGTTGTAAACACTTGCGGATTTATTGATAAAGCAAAAGAAGAAAGCATTAATACGATTCTCGAACAAGTCGATTTGAAAAAACGCGGAAAGCTTGATAAGGTCTATGTTACAGGCTGTTTGAGCGAGCGCTACCGCGGCGATTTGGAAAGCGAAATTCCCGAAGTGGATGCATGGTTTGGCACCATGGAATTGCCTTTGATGCTGAAAAAATTTGAAGCGGATTACAAAAGCGAATTGCTCGGCGAGCGTTTTTTAAGCACGCCGCAACATTATGCGTATTTAAAAATCAGTGAAGGTTGCAACCGTACTTGTTCTTTCTGCGCCATTCCGTTGATGCGTGGCACACACGTTTCCCGACCCTTAGAAGATTTGGTTAAAGAAGCTGAAAGCCTTGTACGGCGCGGCGTTAAAGAAATTATGCTGATTGCACAGGAACTTACTTATTACGGTTTGGATTTGTATAAAAAGAGAAGCCTTGCAACTTTATTGGAAAAATTATCCAACGTTGAAGGACTTGAATGGATTCGTTTGCATTATGCTTATCCCAACAAATTTCCACTCGAAGTTCTGGACGTGATGCGCGAGCGAAAAAATATTTGCAACTATCTTGATATGCCTTTGCAGCACGCGAGCAACAATATGCTGAAAGCGATGAAACGCCAAAGCACGCGGCAGGAAATGGAAGAACTAATTGCAACTATCCGCGAGAAAAATCCCGGTATATGTTTGCGTACAACATTGATTACAGGCTTTCCCGGCGAAACCTTGGAAGACGTGGAAGAACTGAAAGATTTTTTAATAAGAACGCGTTTTGACCGCGTAGGTATTTTCCAATATTCGCATGAAGAAAATACAAGCGCATACAGCCTTTCAGACAATATTCCTGCGGAAGAAAAACAACGCCGCGCGCAGGAAATCATGGAAGTGCAGCAGGAAATTTCTCTGGAAAAAAACATGGAAAAAGTAGGCAAAACTTTCCGTGTATTGATTGATAAAAAAGAAGCGGGACGTTATTTGGGAAGAACGGAATTTGACAGTGTGGAAGTGGATAACGAAGTAATTATTCATTCGACTAAAAAATTAACCATCGGCGAATTTGTGAACGTAAAAATCACAAAGGCGTATGATTATGATTTGGAGGGAGAAGTTGTCTGAGTCTTGATTTGTGGGAATGAAAAGATTTTTTGAACCACAAAGGCACGAAGACACAAAGGAACACAAGGAAAGAATAAGAACACACACGCACGTCATGCTGAACTTGTTTCAGCATCTCTTGGTAAAGTATAAAAAACGCATAATAAAAGATGCCGAAATAAATTCAGCATGACGGCAAAGGTTTTCAGATTTTTACAAAGCAAATTGAGGATTGAAGAAAAAGAACACGTTTGCGCCGTCATTGCGAGCGCAGCGAAGCAATCTCAAAATTCGATAAGATAAATATTTTATGAGCGAAGGCAATTGTACTTTTATCGATTATAAAAACACAGGTTATTTTTCAAAAATAGCCGTTGATTATATTGAACAGAAAGAAGACTTACAACCGTTTTTCTTGCACGAAGTTTCTTACAAAGGAATTGAAGATTCTGTCAAAGCAAGAGAAAATTTTCCGCAACATAATCGAAATATTTTAGTTGAGGAATTGCAACATCAATACGCTGAAATACAGACTTCATCAACTGTTCAGCAGAATATTATTTCTCTAAAAAATCAAAATACTTTTACGGTTACAACGGCGCATCAGCCGAATATTTTCGGCGGACCATTGTATGTTGTTTATAAAATTTTGCACGTTGTAAAAATTGCGCAAGAGCTTTCCACAAAATATTCAGATAAATATTTTGTTCCCGTTTATTATATGGGCAGCGAAGACGCGGATTTGGACGAACTGAACAACATCACGATTAACGGCAAAAAATATGTTTGGCATACTACGCAAACAGGTGCAGTCGGCAGAATGTGTATCGATAAAAATCTATTATCGTTAATCGATGAAATGCAGGCGCAGATTGGCGTTGAGTCGTTCGGTAACGAATGGATTGACATTTTAAAATCCGCTTACAAACAAGGAAAAAATATTCAGCAGGCAACGTTTGAATTTTTAAATGCCGCGTTTGGCAAATATGGTTTGCTGATTATCATTCCCGATAATGCGAATTTGAAAAGATTGTTTGAGCCGATTATTGTAAAAGAATTAAAACAACAATTTTCTCACAAGGCTTTACAGCAAACAGTTTCAGCGCTTACAGAGAAAAATTATCATGCGCAAACCGAAGGTCGCGAGCTCAATCTTTTTTATTTGCTGAATGATAAAAGAGAACGCATAGAAATTGAAAATGGTTTGTATGTTGTACGTAATCTGAACCTACAATTTTCGCAAGAAGAAATTATTAATGAAGTAAAAAATTATCCCGACAGATTCAGTGCAAACGTAGTGCTGCGCGGCGTTTTTCAGGAAACGATTTTGCCGAACATTGCATTTGTCGGCGGCGGCGGCGAGTTAGCTTATTGGTTAGAATTGAAAAATGTTTTTGCGAATGCAAATGTTCCTTACCCAATGTTGTTGCTGAGAAATTCTTTTTTATTCATCAACGAAAGGCAAAAAGAAATCATCCAAAAACTACATATTTCGTTTGAAATTTTATTTAAAAAAGAACACGAAATTTTAAATGAAATTCTTGCAGCAGAGCATCGGGAAATTTCTTTGGATAAAGAATTGGATGAAATAAAATCTACTTATCAATCTTTAAAAAATAAAGCAAATAAAGCCGATACAACTTTAATGCAGCACGTGGAAGCCTTATTCATAAAGGCTTTCAAGCGGATTGAAAATTTAGAAAAGAAAATTTCTTCTGCGCAAAGAAAGAAATTGACAACCGAAAAATCTCAAATCGAAAAATTAAAATCCGACCTTTTCCCTAAAAACAGTTTGCAGGAGCGTGTTGAAAATATTGCAGGTTTTTACGCGACGTATGGCAGCAAAATCTTCGATACTATTTTAGAAAATTCTTTGACGATTGAAAGTAAGTTTGGGATAATTTTTATTCAATAATTATTATTGATACAACGTTTGCAGGTTATCATCTATCCAAGTGATTCGTTCCGACAACCAGTCTTTCATATAAGTAATTTCGCCGTCATAGCTTCCGGCAATTTCAGTTGCTCCCAAAGGGGCGAAACTTTGATTCATAGTGTCCCATTTCTTAAAATTTTCAACTTCCGATTGATGCAAATAGTCAGTCATGCTGTCAATTGTATTATTCAGCGAATTCAAAGAGTCTCTAATCGATTGCCATTCCGCAATAGTTACTTCGGTAAAAGATGAATCCTGAAACAATCTGGAAAACCACGCCTGGTTGCGAATCCACCATCCTTCCGCATTACCGTTATTGTTATCATCGGTATTTCCTATTGCAATATCAAAGTCCCAAACGGGTCCCATGTTCAGCAAACTGTTTCTGTCTTTATATAGATAAGTGCTTGTCCAAAAGCCCGCATCATTGTTTTTCGTCAGCTCATTTACCCAAAAATATTCTGCAAAACTTGCAGGAGATAAATATTTTCTGTAACCGTTTACAGAGTCTGTAAAATTACTTGCATACAAAGCGTTTTCCGTGCTGTCGAAATAACTGGCTATGTAGGCTGTTTGCTGCGCAATACTGTCCGAAGGGTCGTGAATAATAAAACTATTTTTTTCCAAAGAAGTAGTAAACCGCATATGGTCATTATCTTCATCTTTGTTATCCGCTTCTATTAAATAGCCGCCGGTTGATGATTTTCCGCTTATATCGTCGTCATCCATTTCTTTTATATTTAAGCGGTTTTTATCAATATTAATCTGCTCAATCAGTTGGTAATTTCCTACATAAGTACCGTTTAATACCAATTCCACGAACCGTGAGCGCGGTGTATAAAACATCCCGAACATTTGGCTGATTCTAAGCGCAAGATAATTGCGAAGCAAAGTTTTATCGACGTAATTGGCAAGTAAAATCCACTTTTTGCCCGAAGGCATTCCAAGCAATGAAGCCTTGGATGAAAGCTTTACTTTGTAAGGACGTTTCGGATAAGAAGCAGTGGTATTTCCGTGAAGATAAAAAGCAGCATCTCCTGAATAACTGCTAAATCTCACATCATTTGAATCAATAATAAACGTGCCACTCACACCAACGTCTTTACTGTTTATTGACTGATTATTTGTATTGATGTAAACAATAGGAAGTCCTGTGAATTTTTTTAAGATAACCACATAAGTTTGCGACAGATCATTATCGCTTGTAACCAAAGTATAAGTTACGGGACGAGAAAAATCGTTGGGCGTTACACCATTGTCCTGAGAAATATTATCGACTGTAACATCTACGCCTTGCTCATTAGTGCTAAAGCGGGCTGCCAGCTCGGTCACATCTGTATTTAAAGGATAAAAACCCGTAATGGTATCGTTTTGAATAGTACAAATAACGGAGTCGGAAAGATTGCCTGTATTATCTTTAGGAATAAATTCAAAAGATTGGAGCGAAGGTTGAACTGTTTGAATTTGGTTAATCGGAACTTTCTTTTTACAACCTGAACCAATTGCCAGAAGGATAAAAACCGTAGTAACATATAACCAAAATTTATTCATAACAGGATTTTAGTTTAATAAAACTTAAAAAATAAAGGATAAACGTTAGCATGAATTACATTTTCAATATTTCTACGAAATCTTACTCCACGGCGTTTTGCCTTTCACAAGCATCAGATAATTTTTCAAAGGTGCGTTTTCTTCTTTCTCTAAAAATTCATCCTCCTCTACAATCCGCTCTGCATAAGACTTGGCGGCTTCCAACATTTCTTTATCGTTCACTAAACTTGCCAATTTAAAATTCAATGCGCCGCTTTGCCGCGTGCCTTCAATCTCGCCCGGACCGCGCAGTTCCAAATCTTTTTCGGCAACTTTAAATCCATCGTTGGTGGCGCACATAATTTTAATTCTTTCACGCGCATCGTTGCTCAGTTTTTGCCCTGTGAGCAAAATGCAATAGCTTTTTTCCGCGCCGCGCCCGACACGCCCGCGCAACTGATGCAACTGCGAAAGCCCGAATTTTTCCGAACTTTCAATGACCATTACACTTGCATTCGGCACATTTACGCCCACTTCAATCACGGTGGTGCTTACCATAATTTGCGTGTCGCCCGTTACAAAACGGCGCATATTTTCTTCCTTCTGTTCCGCAGGCTGACGGCCATGCACCATGCTGATTTTATATTTATGCTCAGGAAAATAAGATTTCACTTGCTCGTAACCCTGCATCAAATCTTCATAATTCAACTTCTCGCTTTCTTCAATCAACGGATAAATAATATATGCCTGCCGCCCTTTATCAATCTCGCTTCGTACAAATTCCATCACTTTCATTCGGTAATTTTCATAACGATGCACCGTTGAAACGGGCTGTCTTCCGGGCGGCAATTCATCCATTACGCTGTAATCCAAATCGCCATACGCAGTCATCGCAAGCGTGCGCGGAATGGGCGTTGCAGTCATTACCAACACATGCGGCGGCACTTCGTTTTTGCTCCACAATTTTGCGCGTTGCGCCACACCGAATTTATGTTGTTCATCCACAACAGCAAAACCGAGATTTTGAAATTGAACTTTATCTTCAATCACAGCGTGCGTGCCTACAACCATTTGCACTGAGCCGTTTTGCAGCTCCTCCAAAATGATTTTTCTTTCTTTTGCTTTGGTACTTCCCGTTAATAATCTTATTTCAACAGGCAAATCTTTCAACAAACTCGTTATGCCCTGAAAGTGTTGCTGCGCAAGGATTTCGGTCGGCGCCATCAAACAGCTTTGATAACCATTGTCCGCAGCCAACAACATTGCCAACAAAGCCACAATCGTTTTTCCGCTGCCAACGTCGCCTTGCAATAAGCGGTTCATTTGATGCCCGTGCGCAGTGTCGTTTCGTATTTCTTTCAGCACACGTTTTTGTGCATTCGTGAGTTGAAAGGGTAAATATTTTTCATAAAAATCATTGAACAATTCGCCCACTTTTTCAAATCGTATTCCTCTGGAATGTCGATTGCGATTGACTTTTGTGATGTTCAGCCTTATTTGTGCAATGAATAATTCTTCAAACTTTAATCTTCTTAGAGCATAATTAAAGGATTCAACTGATTTTGGAAAATGTATTTGATTATATGCTTGTAATCGTGGTGTAAGTTTTAATTTGTCAATTAAGTGTTGCGGAATATTTTCGGGCAAATCTTTCACGGAAATTAACGGCAGCAAGTTGTACACGAGCTTACCTATTTGCCTTCCGTTCAAACCGCGCGCTTTTAATTTTTCTGTGGATGGATAAATGGGTTCGAGAAAAGGCTTGCCTTCGCTTTGCACGTCGGCGGCAATTTCCATTTCGGGATGCGACATTTGTGGTTTGCCGTTGAAGAAACCCGGCTTGCCGTACACGAGCCATTCCACATTTTTTTCCAACAATTTTTCAATCCAATGAATGCCCTGAAACCACACCAATTCAAGGTTTCCCGTGTTGTCGTGCAGTTGCGCCACCAATCTTTTTCCTCTGCCTGCGCCGAGAATTTCATGTTCGGTAATGCGACCTTTGACCTGCACAAAATCGGTATCGAATTTTATTTCATTGATTTTACTGACCTGTGTTTTATCGATATGCCGCAACGGAAAATGATTGAGCAAATCGCCGAAAGTATGAATGTTCAACTCCTTGCGCAGCAAGTCGCCTTTCAAAGGACCAACGCCTTTGAGATATTCAATGGGATTATCTAAAACGGAAGTGTTCATCTTTGCAGAAACAAAGATAAAAGAGTTTGATGTTTCACACAGAGCGCATGGAGTAAATGAGCACAGAGATTATTTATGAATTATGATTTAATTATCCTCTTCATCAAAAGATAATTGATTTTTGTGTTTATCTAATTGTATAAAATAATGAGTTATGTATCCATTATAAATTTCATCCCAATTATAAAAATTCTCATCTTCATAAGTAATAATATCATTTTTAGCACTATCTGAATGTTGCGGATAACCTTCAAAAGAGGCTTTGCCTAAATAATTATGTTGAGATAGAATTAGATTTTTAATTTTCTTATAATCATTATCTGAAACCGAAATAGAAAAAGTGTGAGAATAATCTCTCAAACCGCCGCTTTCATTTGAAAGAATTTTTATTTTATCACTCAATACAAAGCCGCGTTCTTTCAACATTTTCCTTGCATCATTTCCTGTAAACGTCCAATCACTTATCCAAGGACTTAATATGCCAAGCAAAATCAATAATAAAAGAATTACAGTAACAATTCTTGCAGTATTCGGTTTTTTAAAATACAACAAAGCGCTGTATGTAATCACAACAATTGATACAGCAACGATGAATAACCAAATGAAGATAAAAAAGAACTCCGCTCGAAGACCCAATAGTGTAATAATTAAAAGCGTTGAACTTATTCCAATTCCAATATTTTTCTTCCCGATTTTATATGGAAGCCAAAAACAAAAGAAAATCAGTATGAATGGTAAAATATAGAAGAAAAAGAAAAACATATCGCTTTATTTTATCTCAAATTTATTCAATTAATTTTCAAACAAAAAATCTGCGTCTTTGCTCCTTTGCTTCGTTGCGTGAAAAAACATTCGCGTGAAACCCGCTAAAACAACGCCGTATAAGCGATATTCACTTTAGCATTGTTCAAACCGAAATTGTTGTTTCGGTCTTTGCCCGAAGCAAGGTTGAAATTGAAAATGCCCGCTTTGGTTTCAAACGCCATTCCAAAACCAAAGCTTAAAAATCCGTCGTTGTATTTGGTGGAATTATTTTTAAACTGACTTCCGCCGAAATCGGAAAACACAAAGAAAAAAGAATTGCGCGCCACCAAATACCGGTACTCCAAAGTGCCGACTGCATAAGCGTTTGCGTAAATGCTTTGCGCATCAAACCCGCGCAACAACTGATATCCGCCGAGCATAAACATTTCATTCGTATAAATCGAAGGGCTTTGATACAAGCCCGCATTCACGCCGAGTTTCAGCACAGAAAATTTTCCCAACTGAA from Arachidicoccus sp. BS20 encodes the following:
- a CDS encoding aldehyde dehydrogenase family protein, yielding MSDVLESPLVEDKKEANNHIAFPSFKEKYNNYIGGKWTAPVNGKYFDVVSPINGKVFTQVAHSSKEDISLAVDAATEAFKTWKNTSATERSIMLNKIADRMEQNLQKIAEVETIDNGKPIRETLNADIPLAIDHFRYFAGVIRAEEGSATELDKDTVSLIIQEPLGVVAQIIPWNFPILMAVWKLAPALAAGNCVVLKPAESTPVSIMVLMELIEDLIPAGVVNIVNGFGAELGRPLVTNPKVAKAAFTGSTATGRLVMQYATENIIPVTLELGGKSPNIFFNSVMDADDEYLDKAIEGAVLFALNQGEICTCPSRLLIQEDIYDKFIARVVERVNKIKVGNPLDPTVMMGAQASKIQKDKIMSYLKLGKEEGAELLTGGDENRLGGELEGGYYIQPTLFKGNNKMRIFQEEIFGPVLAVTTFKTVEEAIEIANDTMYGLGAGVWTRDAHELYRVPRAVQAGRVWVNQYHSYPAGAPFGGYKQSGIGRENHKMMLGHYRQTKNMLISYNKQKLGFF
- a CDS encoding helix-turn-helix domain-containing protein; its protein translation is MSRKALLKPLQLSPVRTLDTLVESRKRYSFRDCELDIYETHTSVKNVSLKFSDFAFTSMIRGKKELKITDKSEKFEYLPGESVIMLPGEEMLIDFPEADTQPSQCLALSISKDFIKNTVDYLNGNFPKADNESQWKFSDEHFYLFNSASLSSATNNILRIATEDNSAKDFITDLALKELLIRIMQTQARKFFETNYLQYKNSNRFAAVIDYIKNNIHDKISMDLLAKKSYMSKSNFFRAFKQEFGISPNRFILQERIDKAKMLLQNYTPISETAFQTGFSDTNYFIKAFKDVEGITPKCFQRNVNRKN
- a CDS encoding YdeI/OmpD-associated family protein; amino-acid sequence: MKPPDKKELPILSFATQKHFADWLAKNFDKENGLWLRFFKKDSGEKTITYAQALDEALCYGWIDGQLKKFDEKSYIQKFTPRRAKSVWSKRNIEHIERLTSLGKMKPSGVAMVEKAKDDGTWETAYDSPSKMAVPEDFLTALAKNKKAEAFFETLNKANKYAVAWRLQTAKKPETRTKRMAAILEMLAKEQKFH
- a CDS encoding OsmC family protein, coding for MTSEIIYKGELRTDCTHLQSGTIIETDAPTDNKGKGERFSPTDLVATALGSCIITTMAIKTADWDIDLSGTKLEVTKIMNAEPRRIGEIKVDIYFPKNLNADDKQKTILERIAYTCPVAQSLHSDLVQTISFNY
- the rimO gene encoding 30S ribosomal protein S12 methylthiotransferase RimO — its product is MKAKTLTKDKVNIITLGCSKNLVDSEVLSGQLRANNIDVLHENKRLDHNIVVVNTCGFIDKAKEESINTILEQVDLKKRGKLDKVYVTGCLSERYRGDLESEIPEVDAWFGTMELPLMLKKFEADYKSELLGERFLSTPQHYAYLKISEGCNRTCSFCAIPLMRGTHVSRPLEDLVKEAESLVRRGVKEIMLIAQELTYYGLDLYKKRSLATLLEKLSNVEGLEWIRLHYAYPNKFPLEVLDVMRERKNICNYLDMPLQHASNNMLKAMKRQSTRQEMEELIATIREKNPGICLRTTLITGFPGETLEDVEELKDFLIRTRFDRVGIFQYSHEENTSAYSLSDNIPAEEKQRRAQEIMEVQQEISLEKNMEKVGKTFRVLIDKKEAGRYLGRTEFDSVEVDNEVIIHSTKKLTIGEFVNVKITKAYDYDLEGEVV
- the bshC gene encoding bacillithiol biosynthesis cysteine-adding enzyme BshC yields the protein MSEGNCTFIDYKNTGYFSKIAVDYIEQKEDLQPFFLHEVSYKGIEDSVKARENFPQHNRNILVEELQHQYAEIQTSSTVQQNIISLKNQNTFTVTTAHQPNIFGGPLYVVYKILHVVKIAQELSTKYSDKYFVPVYYMGSEDADLDELNNITINGKKYVWHTTQTGAVGRMCIDKNLLSLIDEMQAQIGVESFGNEWIDILKSAYKQGKNIQQATFEFLNAAFGKYGLLIIIPDNANLKRLFEPIIVKELKQQFSHKALQQTVSALTEKNYHAQTEGRELNLFYLLNDKRERIEIENGLYVVRNLNLQFSQEEIINEVKNYPDRFSANVVLRGVFQETILPNIAFVGGGGELAYWLELKNVFANANVPYPMLLLRNSFLFINERQKEIIQKLHISFEILFKKEHEILNEILAAEHREISLDKELDEIKSTYQSLKNKANKADTTLMQHVEALFIKAFKRIENLEKKISSAQRKKLTTEKSQIEKLKSDLFPKNSLQERVENIAGFYATYGSKIFDTILENSLTIESKFGIIFIQ
- a CDS encoding CotH kinase family protein, producing the protein MNKFWLYVTTVFILLAIGSGCKKKVPINQIQTVQPSLQSFEFIPKDNTGNLSDSVICTIQNDTITGFYPLNTDVTELAARFSTNEQGVDVTVDNISQDNGVTPNDFSRPVTYTLVTSDNDLSQTYVVILKKFTGLPIVYINTNNQSINSKDVGVSGTFIIDSNDVRFSSYSGDAAFYLHGNTTASYPKRPYKVKLSSKASLLGMPSGKKWILLANYVDKTLLRNYLALRISQMFGMFYTPRSRFVELVLNGTYVGNYQLIEQINIDKNRLNIKEMDDDDISGKSSTGGYLIEADNKDEDNDHMRFTTSLEKNSFIIHDPSDSIAQQTAYIASYFDSTENALYASNFTDSVNGYRKYLSPASFAEYFWVNELTKNNDAGFWTSTYLYKDRNSLLNMGPVWDFDIAIGNTDDNNNGNAEGWWIRNQAWFSRLFQDSSFTEVTIAEWQSIRDSLNSLNNTIDSMTDYLHQSEVENFKKWDTMNQSFAPLGATEIAGSYDGEITYMKDWLSERITWIDDNLQTLYQ